From the genome of Nicotiana sylvestris chromosome 2, ASM39365v2, whole genome shotgun sequence, one region includes:
- the LOC138886243 gene encoding uncharacterized protein encodes MSPYKLVFGKSCHLPVELEHKSWWALKQLNLDIEAASTMRITKLHELDKFGYLAFESTRLYKERMKRLHDQNIVERHFKPGDMVLLYNSRLRLFLGKLKSGPFRMVKVFPSGAVEIASEKNSHIFRVNGQTLKLYMGIKEPKEVSEIHLTEPQRSSEP; translated from the coding sequence atgtcaccatataagttggtgtttgggaagtcctgccacttgccagtggaacttgaacacaAATCTTGGTGGGCACTAAAACAGCTAAACCTAGACATTGAGGCTGCGAGTACAATGAGAATCACTAAATTGCATGAGCTCGACAAGTTCGGATATCtggcttttgagagcacaaggttatacaaggaaagaatgaagaggttgcatgaccagaacattgttgagcgacATTTCAAACCCGGGGACATGGTACTGCTCTATAACTCAAGATTACGGTTGTTCCTTGGTAAGCTTAAGTCTGGTCCATTTCGAATGGTCAAAGTATTCCCTTCAGGGGCTGTGGAGATTGCCTCGGAGAAAAACTCTCAcatatttagagtcaatgggcagacATTGAAGCTATACATGGGCATAAAagaaccaaaggaagtgtcagAGATCCACTTGACggaacctcagaggtcgagcgagccttaa